In Esox lucius isolate fEsoLuc1 chromosome 3, fEsoLuc1.pri, whole genome shotgun sequence, the sequence TACAACCAGCCGTTGACTGTGGGCCATTGCATTGAAGTGAAAACTGTTTCACGTCTGTTCTCAAAGCTTCATTGTTACTGTTGAATCAAGCCATAAAGGGCAACTCACTCTTTCATAAAAACTCTTTCATTCAAATGTTCTACATCCCGGGCCAACTGAATCACAGACGGGGAGACAAAGCTGTTTAATGCTGTCCAGCAGCATTTTTAATCCCAGgtgacaaggacagagacaagtAGATTACTTAATGTAATGCTGACTGTAGATGTTCCTGTTTGTCCTCAAGGTTAGCCGAGTATTAAACCATATTTAGAGGCATTCAGTAATTTGGTGGCTGGTGAATGGAAGTTTTCATGgttttagtaaaaaaataaaaagcttagtGAGACATTAAAAATAGGTTTCCTCAGCCCATGTCTGGAATGTATTTAACCTTCGACTGTAACACATGAATCATCTTTAAAAGCCGGTGGAAGCCACTCTAGATGTCTTTCAGATGTACCATGTGCTGttgtaggaggaggaggacaccCAGGTAGGGCTAGAGTGTGTTGGAATGACCGGGGTAAAGAATTCAGCACTACAGTTAAatcattttattgtaatttcaaGGTATGACAGACACTGTCttaatgcaaatgttttccattctcTGTAATGCTGAAAAGGTCAAATTTCTGTACAGTTAACCAAAAAAGTACCAGTCATTGTTTCCTTCAGCTCTAATCCATTCTGTCTGCAAAGTTTAATAATGCATAACTTGTTTAGGAGGGAAAATCTAACGTCAGTGTCATTTGATGGACCCTGCACTGGTTGGGCACTCGATTTATGGGAGAACTTGAAGTAGAAAACGTGTGTGATCACATCTCTTTTTCAGCGTAGCGGTGGCCATTTTTCAGTTGAACATGTTGATGGCAAGGACAATATAGAAATGGAAGCAAGGCTGCATTAATATGACTAACATGTTAATCACCCAGTCCAAGTGgattctcctctctgtccccgtTTGAGGTTGAAGTGACCAGGAGTAGGCTGTGTTTAGTGGAATGAAACATCTCACCCAACTGAACACAGAAATTGCTCTATTTTCATGTGATTATAATTTTGCACCTACAGATGCTGTGTTTTAAATAGAATCATTGTGCTGGTGTGAGCATTTTTCACTGTCAAGGTTTTTAAAGCTTCTACCTGTCAGCCTTGGTTTGCCTCAATGCACAGTTGATCAAGCCAATGCGAGGAAGGCGGTCCATCATTTAATCCACATACCTATCGGATGTCCTGTTGCTGCAGGATTATGTTGTTGTGAGAAACTGAGACAAATTAAGAGCCCACATTGTAGAAATGTAATCGTCTACATCTGGCCTATTTCCTGTAATACAACTTTTTATGAATTTCGTAACGTTCTGTAGGCGTAGGTTCCCTGAGTAGTCCTCCGCAGAACAGCCCGAGATCCCTTACGCCATGCAGGGGGACAGCATGAAGAGGAAGTCAGCCTTACCATAACAAACACCCTGAAAAACCAAGGCTATTGTTCTTAGGCCATGGAAGGAAATTTCCAAACAAACTCAACATTCAGTCTGCTGTAGGATGAGGAGGTGCTAGTCCTGGGTTTACAGGCAGGGCAGAATACACTTCCATCAAACGCTTAGAACGTTTAGACTGATTTAGATGTATAGTTCCGAGTCTGTTTTTGCGGTAAGGGACTATAGCTTCAATTGGACCAGAATATTTTCTCAGGTTTGCATCCGGTGGCGAACCGGATCCAATCAGAGGAAATCTCTGTTCCCAAACTGCCGTCTAAAAGGCCTCTACCCCTGTAGGATGGAGGCATCCTGCCTGGAACTGGCCCTTGAGGGGGAGCGGCTCTGTAAGATTGGTGACTACCACGCGGGGGTGTCCTTCTTTGAGGCAGCCATCCAGGTCGGTACGGAGGACCTGCAGGTTCTGAGTGCCATCTACAGCCAGCTGGGCAATGCCTACTTCCACCTGCACGACTATGCCAAGGCACTGGAGTTTCACCACCACGACCTCACCTTGACCAGGTAGGATCACACCTACAGTACGCCTGGGGCTTGAGTGTCGAGGAACTGTCCCGGTGTAGAAcccggccccccccccccccctgcgtGTTGTTAATGACATGTCCTCTCCCCCTGTCAGGACCGTTGGGGACCAGCTGGGAGAGGCCAAGGCCAGTGGTAACCTAGCCAACACTTTGAAGGTGTTGGGGAGGTTTGATGAGGCTGTGGTCTGCTGTCAGAGACACTTGGACATTGCCATGGACCTGTTTGACAAGGTGACATTGATGATTGGATTATGGTTATCGGGACTCGCTGCATGTTTATGCCACTGGACTTTTCCCTCTGTTTCAGTGTTGACCTGTTGcagctgtgtttctgtctccctGTTAGGTGGGGCAGGCAAGGGCGCTCTATAACTTTGGGAATGTGTATCATGCCAAAGGCAAGAGCATCTGCTGGAGCGGTGCAGAGCCGGGGGAGTTCCCTGACGAGGTCATGACTGCACTTAGGAAAGCAGCAGAATACTACCAGTAAGTTAGGCTGTGTGCGCGCGGGTGTTTCCCTTTATAAAGCAGTTACTGGAGAGTACATATCATGGTACATGTAACGGTTCTGTAGTGTAATCGTGTAGAGATATATTTAagactgtatgtatatatatttatgtaactTCATGTATTCTTCAGAGCCAACTTATCCATAGTGAAGGATCTCGGAGACAGGGCTGCCCAGGGCAGAACATATGGTAACCTTGGCAACACGCAGTACCTGTTAGGAAACTTTCGGAATGCAGTAGCGTCACATGAACAGGTAATGAAATGAGTTTGTAAAATAGTAGttttgaatttggggttttattCAATCAGAATTACACTGATGTGGCATGGAAAATCCACTCTTTCCATCATATGGGTGTGTTTGAGCCCTGAATTGACCCCACTGTGAAAAAACGTCCATTTCCTCTCCTTTCCCAGCGCCTTCAGATTGCAAAGGAATTTGGTGACCGCTCAGCAGAGAGAAGGGCCTACTGCAACCTAGGGAATGCATTTATCTTCCTGGGAGAGTTTGAGGTGGCAGCTGAGCATTACAAGTGAGTGATGTGTACTCCCTGTGCCGTTGAGTCCAGATCAGATGTGCTGATACAGATACTCAACTTAATCACAGAAGAGAAAGCGATGCAGATTCTGAAACTGCTCCCTACTCCTCCCCGGGACGAAAACTATAGAGGACTGAGGGGTCGGCCTGCCAGCTGAAGACTTTAGGAGTACCTGTCCACAGTGTTCAGATAGCTAATCAAGAGTTTCAGAACAGATGGGACCCATCTTGAGCTTCAGTGTGAATGTCAGCTGGCTTTTAGTAAACACAGTTAAGACCATAGACTTTTCAGGGGACTGATTGTAGCCACTATGGTTAAAAGGGCCAGCAAACAGATTTTAACACAATGTTAAAAGGGCCAGCGTATATTAGTGAGTTTGTGTGTCTTAGatctgtgtatgtctgcatgGTGCCTTTTAAAGGGGCTCTGTAGAATTCATCcacaaatatttacaagacGGAATGTTAAACAATGacaacttgtctcctccctttttccttTCTGAGCGAGACAGTAGTCGTCTCGctcagaagggggggggggggtgcaattttgtagaaacaaatatttgaaagaTTATCTTAAAGCATtgactgcagatgtcttctggtcatttatgcttgtgCTTATAGTACAGTACAAATCTTGCATATGGGCTGTTTTACTTAATTTCAAGGGCAAAATAGCCTTTcatttgaatgtgtgtttcatGACAAATGAGACTGATGTGGTTGTGCTGTGGTGGTCAGGAGGACTCTGCAGCTGGCTAGACAGCTGAAGGACCGGGCGGTGGAAGCTCAGGCCTGCTACAGCCTGGGCAACACCTACACCCTCCTGCAGGACTACGAGCGGGCCATCGACTACCACCTCAAACACCTCATCATCGCACAGGAGCTCAATGACCGGATTGGTGAGGGCCGGGCCTGCTGGAGTTTAGGGAACGCTCACACGGCCCTGGGGAACCACGACCAGGCCATGCACTTCGCTGAGAAACACCTGGAGATCTCCAAAGAGGTACCGCATCCCCTGTTCCCTGCAGTTGTTCAGTATGCAGCGGTCAACATGGCGTAGACTGGACAGTGCTGTGCAGCGCGGTCAATCCCagtggtgtgtgtttcagacTGGTGACCGCAGCGGAGAGCTGACGGCCCGTATGAACGTGTCGGACCTGCAGATGGTGCTGGGGCTGAGCTACAGCACCAACACCTCCACCTTCTCCGAGAACCCCATCAGGGACCTGGACCAGAACCTCCACGGAGCCAGGCCAAGGATGGGACGAAGACACAGCATGGAGAACCTGGAGCTCATGAAGCTCACCCCAGACAAGATCAATGTAGGTCGCTGGGTGTGATGGAAACCGAAAGGTTCTGTTAAATATTATCAGCATCGATAAACTGCTTGTTTGTTTGACACGGTggaatcttttttttgtctgtgaaaTTATTTGAGAAAACATGGGTCTCAAAATGGATTAATGGGTAAATGTTGAGAGAATAAGCATTAGATGGAACTAAACCTGGAGTCACTCAGTGATTAGGTGTTGTCCTCTCAATATGACTCTAAGCATCTAGTTTACTACGCTACTAATGAAAGCAGGTATGATGAACTGCATCCTTAACGTGGTCATGTAGCCTTGGGAAGCCTACATAATTGACAGGTTGTTTTCGACAATATCGGTGCCAGGAACACAGAGGACACGTTTACATCCCATTCAACCCATGTTGTATTGGTCAATGTTGAGGAAACTATACATGTGACAacataaacaaatgcacacTTTGCCAGCGCACTGCTTCATTTGTGTAGAAGAAACACATAACTGGTCTCAATATTGGCATATTCTTATGGGGGTTTATTTAAACAAGTTTCCaattagatttacatttttttgttgagaTACCTGTGTTTAGTGATCGTTGTAAAGCTTCACATGTCCTCTTGTCTCTAGGGTCAAAAGTGGAGCAGTGACATCCTGACCAAGCAGTCCAAACCCTCCCTGGCTAAGACCTCCTCCAAGCTTTTCTTTGTCAACCGTCTACGAAGCAAGAAGCACAAGGCAGGAAGCTCCAGTAAAGTCCTACAGGACACCAGTAACACCCTCCAGACCACGGCCCATGGACCACAGAAGGTTTGTGGGAACCTGGATGTTTAGCACTTCGGATATGCACCTGctgaatgtgttttgtgtgtgaagGAGAGAGTGACAGCTGCTGACACCAAGTATTCATCCTGTCAGAGAGCCAGTCCAGATATGCTCGGTGACGAAGGCTTCTTTGACCTGCTGAGCCGTTTCCAAAGCAACCGGATGGATGATCAGCGCTGTTCCATACATGAGAAAACCAGATCAGTCAGCACCAGCTCATCTGACGCTCCACCCAGAGCCTTGAGGAAatgtaaagacacacacacacacacacactaggggTGGAGCCCAATATGGTATtgggaaaggcacaaataacgtggtttttacaaatacttatttcaaacaaatactttaaaaaaaaattgtattcgggaacaagaaaaccgttatatcGAAAAGCAgcgttttctcatgagaccCAGTACATGCCCAGatgagtgagtgacgttcagtctggggaggggaaaataataaaagcggtaactgacacaggctgctccacacatctccattctccacacagcaacagagagcgctcgGCTGAGCGAAAAAACTTAACTGTGTCACAATTTtgttaaatagatttttgtaccttaactgggttacaaaggcaatttataactttcaggaagcagagtttgatcgggatattatttcattatgctgcaatcgggtgaaccagccctaacgcaaaaaaaaaacgaatttgaATTTTACTcgtatacaaatacaaatacttttccccccttaacaaatacaaatacagatacaaatactggctgctttgcacacccctaacacacacacaccagtataCATGTTTGTGATCCCCATGAGCTCTCATTCCTCCAGCACTGTCCGAGTCGGCAGCAGTAGCTGGCCTGGGGTCTGCCTCTGGTGTCCAGGGTCGCCGGGTAGAGGACGGTGAAGGCCCAGAGGGTAGTTTGCCCGGCCTTCGGCTGAACCAGCACAGAAGCCAAGGTGTCCTCAGCCACCTAATAGCGAACGTAGACAACGCCGAGCCTGACGACAACTTCTTCGACATGCTTGTCAAGTGCCAGGTGTGTGTAGTAAACAGATTTCTCCTAGGGCCACACATTGAGCTAGGTCTCTCAGATAAAGTAACAGTTCCATTGTTCTCTCACCTATATCGCCACCCCCTACCCCTTTCAGGGTTCCCGTCTCGACGACCAGCGTTGTGCCCCTCCTCCGGCCCGAGGCCCCACTGTCCCAGACGAGGACTTCTTCAGCCTCATCATGAGGTCCCAGGCCAAACGCATGGACGAGCAGCGGGTCACCCTGCCCTCTACTGCAAGCTCCGCAGCATGGCCCGACTCCCACTAGGCCTTGCCCAGGGAGAGGGCCCTGACAGTGGGAGGAAAACCTCGAGCACTGGGCATCTCTGGAGGAAACCAGTGTATGAGCATGTGCACTTGTAAAGATGAAGACATGGCAATTATCAAACTGGGGAAAGGGCGTTTATATAGACTACATTTCACTTGGTCTTTTAAGTCTTTACCAGAGACCACAATGGTGTGGTCCCAGTTGAAAGCACTATTAGCATATAATGTTGTACCATATAGGGAACATTTTTGTACAGTGGAAACATACAAGAATTCTAAAGGAACCCGCTGAGGGTTCTAGACACTATCCAGACAACTGTTCTCCATCTTTCCTAAAGGGAAAGGTTTAATCTTGTACTCTTTCTAGACCTTAACTGGACGTATAGTACATGTATCTGCACAGATGAACATGAACTAACATTAGACCAGCATTTTTATGAATAATTCTTatttttgtatgattttataTATGACAGTTTCACTACTACCCAAGTATGTATCTTTAGATACATAAGTGATGATGGCAGATGTGTATTTATTGTACttattgtaaagaaaacaatgttttacaaaGCTCTTCCATACTGCTGTTTTCAGCTCTACTCTTGGCTTGATGTGGTTGGTTTGATTTGCACCAGATGTTTCTGATGTAGATTGGACTGTCAGGTACAGCACTGTCTTTcggagttgtttttttttgtctgtgtttgttaatGGTcatgaagggagggaggggattCCTCATTTAGGAGagaaattgtaaaataactGCTTTTTCAGCCTAAACCATCTGTGATACAGTTATCAATTTACCTGTAGGGGCACTgatgctttttaaaaaaaatgaaatcagaggaatAAAGCCTCATTGATTTGGTATAGAAATCATGTACTTTGCCGTGTTGTCTTAACATACCATCAAAATGTTTGGTGTACTAATTCCAATGATTACATCTGAAGGAAGCCAATGCTTTCTTTATATTCAGAATAGCGTCCCATATGGAGATGGCACATGGAAGAGACAAATGACTGCCCCTGGAATTCTGAGTTTGCTGGTGAGGTGTTAAGTCTTGCGAGGCCATACCGCCAATTCTCAGTCATATCTCCAACATAATACTGATGTTTCTGTTGGaaagcaaatgtgttttttctacTTGCTTGTAATATCTGCCGAAACATACGTAACTTTTAAAACTATAGCCTTGTTCAAATTCTGGTTTGGAACTAAGAAATTCACAAAAGTCTGATTTCCTTACATTTTGTAGTAATAATGTACTATCTTTAGTGAATTAGTCAGTTTTTTAAGTTACCTGGTTCTGACTAGCACATGAACACAGCATAAATCTGAAGCACCTACCTTACATCAGTAGTTATGCAATGCTTAGTGACTATTTGCATTGTGATAAGGAAATTTCCATGATATATGATAGTAGACTGATggtgtttcacaacatttattcaactgaaattattttgggtgcaTAGGAATGTGCATACTGAAATGCAGAAGGTTTATTGTTCAGCCAAGGCCAAGCTGGCTCCTGTTAAATGGAGAAGCTACACCCACTCTCCTCCATCAGCGTCACTAAGAGATGTGATTTCTCCTCCATCAGCGTCACTAAGAGATGTGATTTCTCCTCCATCAGCGTCACTAAGAGATGTGATTTCTCCTCCATCAGCGTCACTAAGAGATGTGATCTCTCCTCCATCAGCGTCACTAAGAGATGTGAtctctcctccagctccacaAGCGGAATTCCTgacatttcctggttgctacAATTCTACAGTTCTCTGTTCCAAGTGAGAAAATGTAATCGCAGTAATAATGGCAGATGTCATTTCTAGAATAATACATACTGAAGTGTCAAAGAGGCTTTTATTTAGATATCACAGCAGCAATTACACTTCCATATGCTCtctcttttaaaaacaatttttaGAAAAACTACATACCAGAACCACTAAATTCAAACCAACAGAAAAGTATGACTatatattacaataaaatataaatgataaataaatacagcTATTAGTTTGGCCTtactttaaaacaaaaacactgtacACAAAGAGCAAAGTCTAAAACTCAAGCCGGCATCTTGATAGGACAAAGTTAATTGTTTAGTGACCAAGTGCAAAATACTGAAAGTGAAAGTAACGAAATCAACAAAACTTATTACAGGTCCATAATGTCATAGGACAAACAATGCCATGCTTTTTCTAAGATATCATGGTGCATAAGATACTCCCTTATTAAAATTATCAGAGACGGCTATCTAATTAACATTAGCAATCAGCCACATTACTGATTCAAGTAAATCTTTACTACAGTGGTGCTGCTTACAACTTAAAACAGTATGCTAAATCTGGCCAAGCCAAAAAGAAGATCTGTGATTCCCTTccatgtcaaaataaaacaagtctTTGATTTATATTTGCAAGCCATTAACACCTTAACAACTGCCTGAAGAAAGCCTTGGGCCAAACACTGAGTCgacattaaaaacataaaagctAATTTACATTTgtctcaaatatttacaaagccTAAAGGCAGTAGACTTGCACAGTAACGTAAGACATCGGACAGTCCCACTGTATTGGTTTAATAATGGTATTGACAACAGATAATCAATTGATGGATTATTGATCAATCAATCCCAGTCGACAGTAGATATCCCACAAGGAGCACCTGATatactgaaacacacactgacatgctGTTAGCGTCTTAGGTCACAACAACCATCTTGGTTTCTTCTCAAATAATAGCAGCATAGTTACCAGAGTGTAACAAAAACACTGTGCAAAACGAATGAGGAATGTACATTTGTTCTCGAATGATGTTGCGGCTCATCTTCTGATCTGAAATGGAGAGGACCTGTGTGGGTTCCTGTATTTATAAAGCTTTCTTGTGGAAACCGAATAACTCAAGGCACCATATGAAACAATGCACTGAAGCGAAACGTCTTATTCTCCATCCTATTCTAAATGTAAAGGAGTAGATGGTGAATGTAGGGACAGGGCTGTCGTTTGTGGAAATGGGTAATGAGTCATACGTGGaggaatggtgtgaaaaagcaCAGGGAATGAATGGTCCGATGGTGTACTTCTTCACACAGACACTTCTACTGAAAAACACTAACCAACGGGCCTATTTCTCACAGAAGCCGTGATGTTCATGGGAGCAGAACCTAAACAGCAGAAAGATCCCAACAGCCAGAGTACAGATGTCACTCCAGAGGGATAAACAGGCCTGTTTGTTGTCAGTCAAGTGTATTTTGACTTATGAACATCCActtggggttgtgtgtgtgtgtgtgtgtgtgtgtgtgtgttcacaggtTTTGTGTGTTCAGAGCTGTGTACTTTTGAGGGTTGTGCGTATTAGAGGTTgcacggagtgtgtgtgttaggggttGTGTGTCCAGAGTGTAACGGTGCGGTCAGCGGAGGAGGACAGGAAGGAGAGGTCGTGTGTGTGCCACCTGCACTGGATCACCTTGTCCCCGTGTTCCCCCACCAGGGTCAGGGGGAGGGGCTTGGTCAGGTCACCTAGcgacacaaacacaacactgagTGAACAGGCCCTAAACACAGCACATTCAACTTTCACCTGTTCTTGCACATAAGCCAATGTTAGCAGCCTGTTTAGCATTGATAAGTCACGTGCGCACACGGAACCGTGACACACTGGCACAGCTCAGCCTTTGGGGTCTACTCAGTGTTGGATGTTCTTTACCTTGCAGGTTGCTGATCATGACCTTGGTGTCATAGGAACCAGTGAGCAGATAGTGTGCCCCCGGCGAGAACCTGACCGAGCGTACGTCGCTGGAGTGAGGCCGGTATGTCTGCACGACACGCCCCCCTCGGATGTCATACAGCATACAGCCACTGTCCTCCTGGCCCGTCGCTAGGAGACGACCGCTGGGGTCCACCGCAACCGAGGCAACAGGActgcctggggggggggggggtcaagaaGGATGGACGGGAGACGGAATTTAAAAGAAGTCCCATGaggacacagtgtgtgtgagggaaCAGTCCTCACCTGATCCGTGGAAGGCCGTTCCCACCACGCGGACACAGCTGGGCACACGGAGGTCCCAGAAACGCACAGTCTTGTCCTGGGAGCCTGACGCTATCATCCACCCTCCCCATGTGAACAGAGACAGGATATGAcctgaccagaaacacacacacacacactttaccgGTCTGTCTGTGAGgcagtgtgtggttgtgtgtagtGGCGGGTGCTGGTCCTCAGCTGGTCAGCATGTGGGTGAATAAAGTGCAAACATAGAGGGCCTTCAGACAGGCGGGCCGTCAGCAACAGCCCCTCAAGCAGAGGAAGCTTGTCTGCCGTGTAGGAACATCCAGCACGTCCTCTAAATGACAcacatgtttttctgtctgcAGTTGGGACACAGGTTTCCCCGGGAGCCTACATAATGTCAGAAATTGACCATTTAAATCCAACATTTGTCCCCAGGTGAATGGATAAAGAATTCATTAGAttctggcccactgctctttcagcaattACTTATTCTCTACTCTTAACATTCCCGTCTAAGGTTTTCAGGGTCTTGTTTTAAAACTCCAAGCAATCATCTCTTGGTAGACCAATACTGTTGATCCGCGACCCtgacccagacccagaccctgacccagacccagaccctGACCCAgaccctgaccctgaccctgacccagaccctgaccctgacccagaccctgaccctgaccctgacccagacccagacccagaccctGACCCAGACCCtgacccagacccagaccctGACCCAGACCCTGACCCtgacccagacccagaccctGACCCAGACCCTGACCCAGACCCTGACCCTGACCCAGACCCTGACCCAgaccctgaccctgaccctgacccagacccagaccctGATCCAGACCCTGACCCAGACCCTGACCCTGACCCAGACCCTGACCCAgaccctgaccctgaccctgacccagacccagaccctGATCCAGACCCtgacccagacccagaccctgaccctgacccagacccagacccagaccGAGGGACTACCTGTGTGCCCACTCAGAGCGTGGAGGCCCTGTCCTCTCTGACAGTCTGTGGTGTAGATGTTACAGTCCCCCGCGCCGGCGCTGATCAGAATGGCCCCTCCACTCTCTGGTCCCTCCATGAAGGCCAGGTCTCTGATGGTCCCATCATGCATACTGAACTCCAGGTCTGGACCTGACACACGGGggaacaatacattcatactaAACAGTCAGAAGACTTAGAAACAATTACAACTGAATTGATCACAACAACCTGTGTGTTGAATGGGTTCAAAAGGAACTGATTTGTAGTGGAGCAGCTTCCCAAATGTTGTCGTCACCTGTGGCGTTGCAGGTTTCAGCGCTGAAGGGCAGGACCTTGACATACTTGTCATTGGAGCCGGTGGCCAGCAGCTTTCCACAGTGACTCCAGGCCACACAGTAGATAGAGCCCTTATGGTGCTTATTCCTCTTAAAACGAACCTCTGGCTGCTTGGTCATACCGCACACCCCACTGAGGTGAGAGACCAACAGGAGACAGAAAAAGCTCAGTGCCAATACATCCACAAAGGAGCAGAAGACATCAACATTTTCCAGAGTGATTAGGCTGTGTTAACCTGGTGTCCAGAGGTGTGTCTGGGTAGGCACACACGCGTAGAGTCTTGGAGTTGGAGCCGACGGCGTATAGCGCCCCCGTGGGGTGGAAGGCAACAGCGCGGACTGCCTGAGTGTCCTCCAGGGTGTTCACAGCAACGAACAGGGCCTTAGCTTTGTCCCtctataacacacaaacacattacaacTCATTTCATACATTCAAAAAGCCCTCTAGCTTCAGGCAAGTAGTTTGTAGAAGAGGCAATTAGCCAAAAACACttacaaaacaattacaattagTGTCGGTCCCTCACCCACAGACCTGCCCAGACATACATTTACATCATCTAgcagacacactcacccacagacCTGCCCAGACATACATTTACATCATCTAgcagacacactcacccacagacCTACCCAGACATACATTTACATCATCTAgcagacacactcacccacagacCTGCCCAGACATACATTTACATCATCCAgcagacacactcacccacagacCTGCCCAGACATACATT encodes:
- the gpsm2 gene encoding G-protein-signaling modulator 2 isoform X2 → MSFRCTMCCCRRRRTPRMEASCLELALEGERLCKIGDYHAGVSFFEAAIQVGTEDLQVLSAIYSQLGNAYFHLHDYAKALEFHHHDLTLTRTVGDQLGEAKASGNLANTLKVLGRFDEAVVCCQRHLDIAMDLFDKVGQARALYNFGNVYHAKGKSICWSGAEPGEFPDEVMTALRKAAEYYQANLSIVKDLGDRAAQGRTYGNLGNTQYLLGNFRNAVASHEQRLQIAKEFGDRSAERRAYCNLGNAFIFLGEFEVAAEHYKRTLQLARQLKDRAVEAQACYSLGNTYTLLQDYERAIDYHLKHLIIAQELNDRIGEGRACWSLGNAHTALGNHDQAMHFAEKHLEISKETGDRSGELTARMNVSDLQMVLGLSYSTNTSTFSENPIRDLDQNLHGARPRMGRRHSMENLELMKLTPDKINGQKWSSDILTKQSKPSLAKTSSKLFFVNRLRSKKHKAGSSSKVLQDTSNTLQTTAHGPQKERVTAADTKYSSCQRASPDMLGDEGFFDLLSRFQSNRMDDQRCSIHEKTRSVSTSSSDAPPRALRKSLSESAAVAGLGSASGVQGRRVEDGEGPEGSLPGLRLNQHRSQGVLSHLIANVDNAEPDDNFFDMLVKCQGSRLDDQRCAPPPARGPTVPDEDFFSLIMRSQAKRMDEQRVTLPSTASSAAWPDSH
- the gpsm2 gene encoding G-protein-signaling modulator 2 isoform X3, which codes for MDPIGSLVSIGDEEQSYHVRYRMEASCLELALEGERLCKIGDYHAGVSFFEAAIQVGTEDLQVLSAIYSQLGNAYFHLHDYAKALEFHHHDLTLTRTVGDQLGEAKASGNLANTLKVLGRFDEAVVCCQRHLDIAMDLFDKVGQARALYNFGNVYHAKGKSICWSGAEPGEFPDEVMTALRKAAEYYQANLSIVKDLGDRAAQGRTYGNLGNTQYLLGNFRNAVASHEQRLQIAKEFGDRSAERRAYCNLGNAFIFLGEFEVAAEHYKRTLQLARQLKDRAVEAQACYSLGNTYTLLQDYERAIDYHLKHLIIAQELNDRIGEGRACWSLGNAHTALGNHDQAMHFAEKHLEISKETGDRSGELTARMNVSDLQMVLGLSYSTNTSTFSENPIRDLDQNLHGARPRMGRRHSMENLELMKLTPDKINGQKWSSDILTKQSKPSLAKTSSKLFFVNRLRSKKHKAGSSSKVLQDTSNTLQTTAHGPQKRASPDMLGDEGFFDLLSRFQSNRMDDQRCSIHEKTRSVSTSSSDAPPRALRKSLSESAAVAGLGSASGVQGRRVEDGEGPEGSLPGLRLNQHRSQGVLSHLIANVDNAEPDDNFFDMLVKCQGSRLDDQRCAPPPARGPTVPDEDFFSLIMRSQAKRMDEQRVTLPSTASSAAWPDSH
- the gpsm2 gene encoding G-protein-signaling modulator 2 isoform X1, yielding MDPIGSLVSIGDEEQSYHVRYRMEASCLELALEGERLCKIGDYHAGVSFFEAAIQVGTEDLQVLSAIYSQLGNAYFHLHDYAKALEFHHHDLTLTRTVGDQLGEAKASGNLANTLKVLGRFDEAVVCCQRHLDIAMDLFDKVGQARALYNFGNVYHAKGKSICWSGAEPGEFPDEVMTALRKAAEYYQANLSIVKDLGDRAAQGRTYGNLGNTQYLLGNFRNAVASHEQRLQIAKEFGDRSAERRAYCNLGNAFIFLGEFEVAAEHYKRTLQLARQLKDRAVEAQACYSLGNTYTLLQDYERAIDYHLKHLIIAQELNDRIGEGRACWSLGNAHTALGNHDQAMHFAEKHLEISKETGDRSGELTARMNVSDLQMVLGLSYSTNTSTFSENPIRDLDQNLHGARPRMGRRHSMENLELMKLTPDKINGQKWSSDILTKQSKPSLAKTSSKLFFVNRLRSKKHKAGSSSKVLQDTSNTLQTTAHGPQKERVTAADTKYSSCQRASPDMLGDEGFFDLLSRFQSNRMDDQRCSIHEKTRSVSTSSSDAPPRALRKSLSESAAVAGLGSASGVQGRRVEDGEGPEGSLPGLRLNQHRSQGVLSHLIANVDNAEPDDNFFDMLVKCQGSRLDDQRCAPPPARGPTVPDEDFFSLIMRSQAKRMDEQRVTLPSTASSAAWPDSH
- the gpsm2 gene encoding G-protein-signaling modulator 2 isoform X4, producing the protein MEASCLELALEGERLCKIGDYHAGVSFFEAAIQVGTEDLQVLSAIYSQLGNAYFHLHDYAKALEFHHHDLTLTRTVGDQLGEAKASGNLANTLKVLGRFDEAVVCCQRHLDIAMDLFDKVGQARALYNFGNVYHAKGKSICWSGAEPGEFPDEVMTALRKAAEYYQANLSIVKDLGDRAAQGRTYGNLGNTQYLLGNFRNAVASHEQRLQIAKEFGDRSAERRAYCNLGNAFIFLGEFEVAAEHYKRTLQLARQLKDRAVEAQACYSLGNTYTLLQDYERAIDYHLKHLIIAQELNDRIGEGRACWSLGNAHTALGNHDQAMHFAEKHLEISKETGDRSGELTARMNVSDLQMVLGLSYSTNTSTFSENPIRDLDQNLHGARPRMGRRHSMENLELMKLTPDKINGQKWSSDILTKQSKPSLAKTSSKLFFVNRLRSKKHKAGSSSKVLQDTSNTLQTTAHGPQKERVTAADTKYSSCQRASPDMLGDEGFFDLLSRFQSNRMDDQRCSIHEKTRSVSTSSSDAPPRALRKSLSESAAVAGLGSASGVQGRRVEDGEGPEGSLPGLRLNQHRSQGVLSHLIANVDNAEPDDNFFDMLVKCQGSRLDDQRCAPPPARGPTVPDEDFFSLIMRSQAKRMDEQRVTLPSTASSAAWPDSH